Proteins found in one Gimesia chilikensis genomic segment:
- a CDS encoding ammonium transporter: MRRVYRLRTYCTIFTLCLGLLASGPLFADETTSAPPLGSSAEAPAQEAAAVEFSNADIAWMMVASALVLMMTAPGLALFYGGLVRKKNILGVMMQCVFLMGLMSVIWALWGYSLAFGSDILGGFVGGFDHVLLKGVIPSWKDGAVDIPANGSIPKALFMVFQMMFFIITPALICGAFAERMKFSSMVVFSILWGTFIYCPIAHWVWSDTGWLCEWNENALYPAFDFAGGTVVHISSGFSALVCAILLGKRLGYGQEPMPPHNLTYTFIGATMLWVGWFGFNAGSAVSANPAAVNAFVATHLAAAAGVLAWSIAEWISLGKPSILGACSGAVAGLVCITPACGTVTPLSGIILGLIAGFACYFACTTLKSKFKYDDSLDAFGVHGVGGMVGAILTGVFASRAITGNAEGSGLLEGNTQQFINQLVSVGAAVVISVIGTIIILKLIDLTMGLRVSKDGEIQGLDLSQHGEEGYIFL, translated from the coding sequence ATGAGGAGAGTCTACAGACTTCGTACGTACTGCACAATTTTTACACTCTGTCTTGGTTTATTAGCAAGCGGTCCGCTATTTGCAGATGAAACAACCAGTGCCCCGCCGCTCGGATCGAGTGCAGAAGCGCCGGCCCAGGAAGCTGCTGCTGTCGAATTCAGCAATGCAGACATCGCCTGGATGATGGTTGCTTCAGCACTGGTGCTGATGATGACGGCACCCGGGCTGGCTCTGTTTTATGGTGGACTCGTTAGAAAAAAGAACATTCTGGGCGTGATGATGCAATGCGTCTTCCTGATGGGACTGATGTCCGTCATCTGGGCACTCTGGGGTTACAGCCTGGCCTTTGGATCCGACATTCTTGGCGGATTCGTAGGTGGCTTTGATCACGTCCTGCTCAAAGGGGTCATCCCCAGTTGGAAAGATGGTGCCGTAGACATCCCGGCCAACGGCAGTATTCCCAAGGCCCTGTTCATGGTCTTCCAGATGATGTTCTTCATCATCACACCAGCCCTGATCTGTGGTGCGTTTGCCGAACGGATGAAATTCAGCTCGATGGTCGTCTTCTCCATCCTCTGGGGCACCTTTATTTATTGTCCCATCGCTCACTGGGTCTGGTCTGATACAGGCTGGCTCTGCGAATGGAACGAGAACGCCCTCTACCCTGCCTTTGACTTTGCCGGCGGAACCGTCGTGCATATCAGTTCCGGCTTCTCGGCTCTGGTCTGTGCCATTCTGCTCGGGAAACGACTGGGTTACGGTCAGGAACCGATGCCTCCACATAACTTAACTTACACATTTATCGGTGCGACCATGCTCTGGGTTGGCTGGTTCGGCTTCAATGCCGGTAGTGCGGTTTCGGCGAATCCGGCTGCCGTGAATGCCTTTGTTGCCACTCACCTGGCAGCTGCCGCAGGTGTCCTTGCCTGGTCAATTGCTGAATGGATCTCACTCGGGAAACCCAGTATTCTGGGTGCCTGTTCCGGTGCGGTCGCCGGTCTGGTCTGCATCACACCGGCCTGTGGTACGGTGACGCCTCTCTCGGGCATCATCCTGGGCCTGATCGCCGGCTTTGCCTGCTACTTCGCCTGTACCACGCTCAAATCCAAATTTAAATACGACGATTCACTCGATGCATTCGGCGTGCACGGCGTGGGGGGAATGGTTGGGGCTATCCTGACCGGTGTCTTCGCCTCCCGGGCCATTACCGGCAACGCAGAAGGATCGGGGTTACTGGAAGGAAATACACAGCAGTTCATTAACCAGCTCGTCAGTGTCGGGGCTGCGGTCGTGATCTCCGTGATCGGCACGATCATCATCCTCAAACTGATCGATCTGACAATGGGTCTGCGAGTCAGTAAAGATGGCGAAATTCAGGGTCTCGACCTGAGTCAGCATGGCGAAGAAGGATACATTTTCCTGTAA
- a CDS encoding P-II family nitrogen regulator produces the protein MKKIQAIIRHYKLEEVKNAISELGISGMTVSEVRGFGRQRGHKETYRGNEYIVDFLPKVKIEIVVQDDVVPQTVETITQVARTGQIGDGKIFITNLDEVIRIRTGETGPEAV, from the coding sequence ATGAAAAAAATTCAGGCAATCATACGCCATTACAAACTTGAAGAAGTCAAAAATGCCATTTCGGAGCTTGGCATCAGTGGTATGACTGTCAGTGAAGTCCGGGGGTTTGGTCGCCAGCGCGGTCACAAAGAAACCTACCGCGGCAATGAGTACATCGTCGACTTCTTACCCAAGGTGAAAATTGAAATCGTTGTCCAGGACGACGTGGTCCCCCAGACCGTCGAAACCATTACACAGGTTGCACGGACAGGCCAGATTGGTGACGGGAAAATTTTTATCACGAATCTCGATGAAGTTATCCGAATCCGTACGGGAGAAACCGGCCCGGAAGCGGTCTGA
- a CDS encoding type I phosphomannose isomerase catalytic subunit, which translates to MKRARWGGERLGTILQKPIGLEGDFGESWELSDHPEAPTLIASGEYAGSTLSEVIGQNPQAMYGAGTCYSTFPLLIKFIDATDRLSLQVHPDDSHLPDFDARKAGKSEAWVILDAAPDSRIYAGLKAGVDADELGAQLEQGNVEACLHSYPVRPGDCVFIPAGTLHAIGEGILLAEVQQTSDITYRLFDWNRLDQSGQPRPLHVEQAFNSINFQRGPVDLLEPQLRQDADHRVETLLESSCFSIRRHQSASPLRLPSVNRAQILIVLEGTGQLECSAESYELFQGKTLLVPAAASDCQIVVEHEMTFLEVIPG; encoded by the coding sequence TTGAAGCGTGCCCGGTGGGGCGGAGAGCGTCTGGGCACAATCTTGCAGAAGCCGATCGGTCTGGAGGGCGATTTCGGTGAAAGCTGGGAACTGTCAGATCATCCGGAAGCACCGACCCTGATTGCCAGTGGAGAGTATGCGGGATCGACACTTTCCGAAGTGATCGGTCAAAATCCCCAGGCAATGTACGGTGCGGGAACCTGCTATTCGACGTTTCCGCTGCTGATTAAATTCATCGATGCAACCGATCGCCTTTCCCTGCAGGTCCATCCCGATGATTCGCACCTGCCCGACTTCGATGCCCGCAAAGCAGGGAAATCGGAAGCCTGGGTGATTCTGGATGCCGCCCCCGACAGCCGGATTTATGCCGGTTTGAAGGCAGGCGTCGATGCCGATGAACTTGGAGCCCAACTGGAACAGGGGAATGTCGAAGCCTGTCTGCACAGTTATCCGGTTCGTCCGGGAGATTGTGTGTTTATTCCTGCGGGGACTCTGCATGCGATTGGCGAAGGGATCCTGCTGGCGGAAGTTCAACAGACCAGCGATATCACTTACCGATTGTTTGACTGGAACCGACTGGATCAGTCGGGCCAGCCACGTCCCCTGCATGTTGAGCAGGCATTCAACAGTATCAATTTCCAGCGGGGGCCCGTAGATCTGCTCGAGCCTCAATTGCGTCAGGACGCCGACCACAGAGTTGAGACTCTGCTGGAGTCTTCCTGTTTTTCTATCCGTCGCCACCAGAGTGCGAGTCCGCTGCGGTTACCTTCAGTGAACCGGGCACAGATTCTGATCGTGCTGGAAGGGACGGGGCAGCTTGAGTGCAGTGCCGAAAGCTATGAGCTGTTCCAGGGGAAGACGCTGCTGGTGCCTGCGGCCGCCTCGGATTGCCAGATTGTGGTCGAGCACGAAATGACGTTCCTGGAAGTGATTCCCGGCTGA
- a CDS encoding P-II family nitrogen regulator, with translation MKKVEAVIRHFKLEEVKDALTEIGVQGMTVSEVRGFGRQKGHKEQYRGAEYTVDFLPKAKMEVIVPDDQVKAVVDTILESARTGQIGDGKIFVLPVEDIIRIRTGEAGETAL, from the coding sequence ATGAAAAAAGTGGAAGCTGTCATCAGACATTTCAAACTGGAAGAAGTCAAAGATGCTCTGACCGAAATCGGTGTACAGGGTATGACTGTGTCTGAAGTTCGTGGTTTTGGTCGTCAAAAAGGTCACAAGGAACAGTATCGTGGTGCCGAATACACCGTCGATTTCCTGCCCAAGGCCAAAATGGAAGTCATCGTTCCCGATGATCAGGTGAAAGCCGTTGTCGACACGATTCTTGAATCAGCCCGCACCGGCCAGATCGGTGATGGAAAGATTTTTGTTCTTCCCGTGGAAGACATCATCCGTATTCGTACGGGAGAAGCTGGAGAGACCGCTCTCTAA
- the glnD gene encoding [protein-PII] uridylyltransferase, whose protein sequence is MSRTANSSSAQQPFVVYRAQLEQARQRGRDLLRQGAGGLQIATAIAESIEQLLLKIIQDQFQELSAAEQKLIQQNCSILVIGGSGRGLMAPFSDVDMLFLYRNQVVDEFSNFIGNVVRNCWDAGLKLGHSVRTIADSIKMARTEPEFATAMIEARSIWGDEHMAEQLIRSYYRHVILFRRRIFFEQCVAARWEERKQHGGAVMQLEPDIKRSPGGLRDIHLLRWTGYARYGTSNLDMLRLDGRINSRDVRTLKNARDYLLKVRIQLHYEAGKQQDLFTKDSQLWMAEQRQIEGTNGQRPVEILMQEYFRHSKAVAEITERFIKAHRPLPFLSRAYDFLMTHRSDGILKIAPDHLDVVPKYRNEVCNNLEEILKLFDTASLYGISIAPDLLDAIREAALKLPPTITNRSIDLFRAIMGRSTQLGPTLRIMSETGILNLLIPYMQHAYCLLQFNQYHSYTVDEHTFRAIEAAESFADDDSALGSSYRNIEDKDLLNLAILLHDIGKGYGEDHSKMGAMIATDTAVRLGLREDEQKLLVFLVLEHLTMAHLAFRRDISDPDILFEFSQKVGSPEKLRMLYVLTAADITAVGPGVFTDWKSELLADLYERTMLLLGGKHSRYHRDQRLARVKQLVRNHLDLPQIPEYEEDPDSWFTELFNSFSPHYLLVNSSERIAADIKILRDLPPDQIVVEGEFEPDTGTVNYHVIAPAMYSQACFHRMVSVFTSRRMEIISAQITTSASGGVVDSFHVIDHDFVDEVPLSQIEKIEEEIRKAVKGESDARTMFLSNQRFHESTELSGEYELGRVEIDNHSSKRCTIIDVISNDRTGLLYIISRAISRMGLSVVMAKISTHLDQVVDVFYVIDEHEQKIVDEERLQQIRQKLESTLHDFELEGYKRYQRV, encoded by the coding sequence ATGTCACGCACCGCGAACTCTAGTTCTGCACAGCAACCTTTTGTTGTCTATCGCGCACAGCTGGAGCAGGCCAGACAACGGGGGCGTGATCTGCTGCGCCAGGGAGCAGGCGGGCTGCAGATCGCTACCGCCATCGCTGAATCTATCGAACAACTGCTACTCAAGATCATCCAGGATCAGTTTCAGGAACTTTCCGCAGCAGAACAGAAACTGATTCAACAGAACTGCTCCATCCTGGTCATCGGCGGTTCCGGCCGCGGTTTAATGGCCCCCTTCTCCGATGTGGACATGCTGTTCCTCTATCGCAATCAGGTTGTTGATGAATTCTCGAACTTCATCGGCAACGTAGTCCGCAACTGCTGGGACGCCGGCCTCAAACTGGGGCACAGTGTCCGCACGATTGCAGATTCCATCAAGATGGCCCGCACCGAACCCGAGTTTGCCACCGCGATGATCGAAGCCCGCTCCATCTGGGGAGATGAGCACATGGCCGAACAACTGATTCGGTCTTATTATCGCCACGTCATCCTGTTTCGCCGACGCATCTTTTTCGAACAGTGTGTTGCCGCACGCTGGGAAGAACGCAAACAGCACGGCGGTGCGGTCATGCAGCTGGAACCCGATATCAAACGTTCGCCCGGCGGCCTGCGCGACATCCACCTCTTGCGCTGGACCGGTTACGCCCGTTACGGCACCTCCAACCTGGATATGCTGAGGCTCGATGGCCGCATCAACAGCCGTGATGTGCGAACCCTCAAAAATGCTCGCGACTATCTGCTCAAAGTCCGCATTCAACTGCATTACGAAGCCGGCAAACAGCAGGATCTGTTTACCAAAGATTCGCAGCTCTGGATGGCCGAACAACGACAGATTGAAGGCACCAACGGACAGCGTCCTGTCGAAATTCTGATGCAGGAATATTTCCGGCACAGTAAAGCTGTCGCGGAAATCACCGAACGTTTCATTAAAGCGCATCGCCCCCTGCCCTTCCTGTCGCGGGCCTATGATTTTCTGATGACACATCGTTCAGACGGGATCCTCAAAATCGCTCCCGATCACCTGGATGTCGTCCCGAAATACAGAAATGAAGTCTGCAACAACCTGGAAGAAATTCTTAAACTGTTCGATACCGCTTCGCTGTACGGCATCTCCATCGCCCCCGATCTGCTGGATGCCATTCGCGAAGCAGCGCTCAAGCTGCCGCCCACAATTACAAATCGCTCGATCGATCTGTTCCGCGCGATCATGGGTCGCAGCACCCAGTTGGGTCCCACGTTGAGGATCATGTCGGAAACCGGCATCCTCAATCTGCTGATCCCGTACATGCAACACGCTTACTGTCTGCTGCAGTTCAATCAGTATCACAGCTACACCGTCGACGAACATACTTTCCGCGCCATCGAAGCAGCCGAATCGTTCGCTGATGACGACTCCGCTCTGGGCAGCTCCTATCGCAATATCGAGGATAAGGATCTGCTCAACCTCGCGATTCTGCTGCACGACATCGGGAAAGGCTACGGCGAAGACCACAGTAAAATGGGGGCTATGATCGCAACGGACACCGCGGTCCGTCTGGGGCTCAGAGAGGACGAACAGAAACTGCTCGTCTTCCTGGTCTTGGAACACCTCACGATGGCCCACCTGGCATTTCGGCGGGATATCTCTGATCCGGACATTCTCTTCGAATTCAGCCAGAAGGTCGGCAGCCCGGAAAAACTCCGCATGTTATACGTGTTAACCGCGGCAGACATCACTGCGGTTGGCCCCGGTGTGTTTACTGACTGGAAGTCGGAACTGCTCGCGGATTTATACGAACGCACCATGCTCTTGCTGGGCGGAAAGCATTCCCGCTATCATCGTGACCAGCGTCTGGCCCGCGTGAAACAGCTGGTCCGAAACCACCTCGACCTTCCTCAGATCCCCGAGTACGAAGAAGATCCCGACTCCTGGTTCACCGAGCTGTTTAATTCGTTCTCGCCACATTATCTGCTGGTCAATTCTTCAGAACGGATTGCCGCCGACATCAAAATCCTCCGCGACCTTCCTCCTGATCAGATCGTGGTGGAAGGGGAATTCGAACCGGACACAGGCACGGTCAATTACCATGTGATCGCTCCCGCCATGTACTCACAGGCCTGCTTCCATCGCATGGTCAGCGTGTTTACTTCTCGTCGCATGGAAATCATATCCGCCCAGATTACGACCAGCGCCTCCGGCGGTGTCGTCGACAGTTTCCATGTCATTGATCATGACTTTGTGGATGAAGTTCCCTTAAGCCAGATCGAAAAAATTGAAGAGGAAATCCGCAAGGCGGTCAAAGGAGAAAGCGATGCACGCACCATGTTCCTCTCCAATCAGCGATTCCATGAATCAACAGAACTGAGCGGAGAGTACGAACTGGGACGCGTGGAAATTGACAATCACTCTTCCAAACGCTGCACGATCATTGACGTCATTTCCAACGACCGCACCGGGTTGCTCTATATTATTTCCCGGGCCATCAGCCGCATGGGGCTGTCCGTCGTCATGGCGAAAATTTCAACGCACCTCGACCAGGTTGTCGATGTCTTCTATGTGATCGATGAGCACGAACAGAAAATCGTTGATGAAGAGCGGCTGCAGCAGATCAGACAGAAACTCGAATCGACACTGCACGACTTCGAACTCGAAGGCTACAAACGTTACCAGCGGGTCTGA
- a CDS encoding HEAT repeat domain-containing protein, which yields MHSNTFRELRRFFGLVLFLTAGLPALLSAADPVALKYQWKQGQELAYRIEIEVDLEDSTEVLSGIEQYRVTEATDHSLTISCTGSLNSIRNIKHKQGRRLIIPPAPRMPHSNPFAGLTGSMAGVMNPHEIVMNRFGEIETIKGSSLLPYLIGHLSQINLIPLSPAGKAEWSEQDKAKISVISSDRMTLPFRGPNVEKTLEAKKSTEYVIEGEQGNLVTIKVQHSYRTIAMVEDGPEVELTGSGQIQFDKQQGAVKELKLDYKMVRRSESSTHRIPITITSHQLTAEELAQQQAAQAELRKKHEAEMQKREAAAKFEVPKNLDAELTGILQDLSTTNLLQRKTALKKLSQAKPTKKNPEVARILIGLLESKDITIVKDASEALVVWSTKENIPAMIQLLPEVNILGQENVMQAILQLQTDEGTEAVAGLLSDRSRAHQAGNQLIKYGSDAEDAVLEQLAPEDFLTTVNVMRVLKEIGTEKSLKKIDEVTRKTKNKNFRFQAASTVRAIEARVK from the coding sequence ATGCACTCAAATACATTCCGGGAGTTACGACGTTTCTTCGGTCTGGTTCTGTTCCTGACCGCAGGTTTACCCGCGCTGTTGTCTGCTGCCGATCCGGTCGCTTTAAAGTATCAATGGAAGCAGGGGCAGGAGCTGGCTTATCGAATTGAGATCGAAGTGGATCTGGAAGATTCCACGGAGGTGCTCAGTGGAATTGAGCAGTACCGTGTGACAGAAGCGACAGATCACAGTCTGACGATAAGCTGTACCGGCAGCTTGAATTCAATCCGTAATATTAAGCACAAGCAGGGACGTCGGCTGATAATCCCGCCTGCACCGCGGATGCCTCATTCGAATCCCTTTGCGGGACTGACTGGCAGCATGGCCGGGGTGATGAATCCTCATGAGATCGTCATGAACCGGTTTGGGGAGATCGAGACGATCAAAGGGTCATCACTGCTGCCGTATCTGATCGGGCATTTGTCTCAGATCAATCTGATTCCGCTTTCTCCTGCTGGTAAAGCAGAATGGTCTGAGCAGGACAAAGCGAAGATTTCGGTGATCTCATCCGACCGGATGACACTTCCGTTCCGTGGGCCCAATGTGGAGAAAACGCTGGAAGCCAAAAAGTCGACCGAATATGTGATCGAGGGTGAGCAGGGGAATCTTGTGACGATCAAGGTTCAGCACAGCTATCGCACGATTGCAATGGTCGAAGACGGACCTGAGGTGGAACTGACGGGCTCGGGACAGATTCAGTTTGACAAACAACAGGGGGCGGTCAAAGAACTCAAGTTGGATTATAAAATGGTGCGACGCAGTGAATCGTCGACCCATCGGATCCCGATCACGATCACATCGCATCAACTGACGGCGGAAGAGCTGGCACAACAGCAGGCTGCGCAGGCCGAGTTGCGCAAGAAGCATGAAGCTGAAATGCAGAAGCGGGAAGCGGCAGCGAAATTTGAGGTCCCGAAAAACCTGGATGCAGAGCTGACAGGGATTTTGCAGGATCTGTCGACGACGAATCTGCTGCAGCGCAAAACGGCTCTGAAAAAACTGAGTCAGGCGAAACCGACGAAGAAAAATCCGGAAGTGGCGCGGATCCTGATTGGGCTCCTGGAGAGTAAAGACATCACCATCGTTAAGGATGCTTCCGAAGCTCTGGTAGTCTGGTCAACCAAAGAGAATATACCCGCCATGATTCAACTGTTGCCGGAGGTTAATATTCTGGGACAGGAAAACGTGATGCAGGCTATTTTGCAGCTTCAGACCGATGAGGGTACAGAGGCGGTTGCCGGTCTGTTGAGTGATCGGTCCAGAGCTCATCAGGCGGGGAATCAACTGATCAAGTACGGCAGCGATGCAGAGGATGCGGTACTGGAACAGCTTGCCCCTGAAGATTTTCTGACAACGGTGAACGTGATGCGCGTGTTGAAAGAGATTGGCACGGAAAAGAGTCTGAAGAAAATCGATGAAGTGACACGTAAAACGAAGAATAAAAATTTCCGTTTTCAGGCTGCCTCGACGGTCAGGGCCATCGAGGCGCGCGTCAAGTAG
- a CDS encoding tetratricopeptide repeat protein, with protein MNTQVSKVKSVLPGGKEKDENVLAAARSMERQKEWIGAREKYESYLKKNPHSVKACHRLGIVCSHLGDTVAATRYFTQAKQLDPNNSEVLNDFGYALYQRGQYEAAEKALAAALQNDAKNPRIMNNLALVVGHQGRFKESYTMFRNIMSEAEAHANVAYIHTQRGEGELALKEYDLALTADPDLKSAGQGAAELALLKDRMLAHKTAEAEEQLAAASAEKQTQPQTSAKAAAPQKTRSLDKPTQLASLKASADTRAQQRETLASSEPAPEKTKLISQVSLKKEMESAAPVKVQPFRKIPDNPAPVKTATRTVSVQSKPVVTRTIPQPKVEAKPEPQLEEAPLEINPFRSLDEIEEEAPVIIRISNEVPAQDKTAAPEESQFRAPGEFAQP; from the coding sequence TTGAATACACAGGTTTCCAAAGTGAAGTCTGTGCTTCCCGGTGGGAAAGAAAAAGACGAGAACGTTCTCGCTGCCGCTCGCTCGATGGAGAGACAGAAAGAGTGGATCGGGGCCAGGGAGAAATACGAATCTTACCTGAAAAAGAACCCGCACAGCGTGAAGGCCTGCCATCGCCTGGGGATTGTCTGTTCGCACCTGGGCGATACCGTTGCAGCCACCCGTTATTTCACTCAGGCCAAACAGCTTGACCCGAATAACTCAGAAGTACTCAACGACTTCGGCTATGCCCTCTACCAGCGGGGCCAGTATGAAGCCGCTGAAAAAGCACTCGCCGCTGCTCTGCAGAACGATGCCAAAAATCCGCGGATCATGAATAACCTCGCGCTGGTCGTCGGGCATCAGGGACGCTTCAAAGAGAGCTATACCATGTTCCGCAACATCATGTCGGAAGCAGAAGCCCATGCCAACGTCGCCTATATTCATACCCAGCGCGGCGAAGGGGAACTGGCTCTCAAGGAATACGACCTCGCCCTCACAGCGGACCCGGATCTGAAATCGGCCGGACAGGGAGCAGCGGAACTGGCATTGCTGAAAGATCGCATGCTCGCCCATAAGACAGCAGAAGCGGAAGAGCAACTGGCAGCAGCGTCTGCTGAAAAACAGACACAGCCCCAGACCAGTGCGAAAGCAGCTGCACCACAGAAAACACGGTCACTGGATAAACCCACACAACTGGCCAGCCTGAAAGCTTCTGCAGATACCCGCGCTCAACAACGCGAAACACTCGCATCAAGCGAACCGGCCCCTGAGAAAACCAAACTGATCAGCCAGGTTTCACTGAAAAAGGAAATGGAATCGGCAGCGCCGGTTAAAGTACAACCCTTCCGGAAAATTCCTGATAATCCGGCACCGGTTAAAACCGCTACTCGAACGGTCTCGGTTCAATCCAAGCCCGTTGTGACCCGGACTATCCCTCAGCCCAAGGTGGAAGCAAAGCCGGAACCGCAACTCGAAGAAGCTCCTCTGGAAATCAACCCCTTCCGATCACTTGATGAAATCGAAGAGGAAGCACCAGTTATCATTCGTATTTCGAATGAAGTACCTGCTCAAGACAAGACTGCTGCTCCGGAAGAATCCCAGTTTCGTGCACCGGGTGAATTCGCACAGCCGTAA
- a CDS encoding type II and III secretion system protein family protein, which yields MSINALWKRRTMLALACGVALTASPLAAQVPPAPPVPGKIKTNGFKTGAAKKNTPVASTKVKEKVHQLVDQIYESEVELSVQQRHSKILKMKMDVFRVAIADPTKIEVVAFGSQEVEVIGKETGTTTMTLWLGEEANPQILSVQVKVEGDNSIDDLRRMEYSEFQKMINEFFPNSKVQLIPFADKLIVRGQARDEQEAVQIITIIRARSGGSGAGGGANGAGGGSLFADGQAADPFPGGAVLPEATVIDMLKVPGEKQIMLKVRIAQLDRSAARTASTDLIVQAGEFGWSQIFTGVAQNLANGGSGLVTASLNSKHVDLFISALAQNGYAKILAEPNLVTISGRPANFISGGEFAVPTVVGVGGAQAATTTFKGFGTQLTFLPTVLDKDRIRLQVTPTFSQVNPALSVNGILGLDTQSVSTTVDLREGQVLAIAGLIQEQQRGDLNRVPFIGDIPLVGPLFSNKSVQRDETELIVLVSPELVHPLEPEDAPTILPGMEVTEPGDIDFYFMNNIEGKPDVHHRSTVWYMQKKRIHKQQKDYIHQTKSDKYYINGDYGFSE from the coding sequence ATGTCTATTAACGCCTTATGGAAAAGACGCACAATGCTGGCACTCGCCTGCGGTGTTGCTCTGACGGCTTCGCCCCTTGCTGCACAGGTCCCGCCAGCTCCTCCCGTTCCGGGAAAAATCAAAACAAATGGCTTCAAGACTGGCGCAGCAAAGAAGAACACACCAGTCGCTAGCACCAAAGTCAAAGAAAAGGTGCATCAGCTCGTTGATCAGATCTACGAATCTGAAGTCGAGCTGAGTGTCCAGCAGCGGCATTCCAAAATTCTGAAAATGAAAATGGACGTCTTCCGCGTCGCGATCGCCGATCCGACCAAGATTGAAGTCGTCGCATTCGGGTCACAGGAAGTCGAAGTGATCGGTAAAGAAACCGGAACCACGACCATGACCCTCTGGCTGGGAGAAGAAGCCAACCCACAAATCCTGAGCGTTCAGGTGAAAGTGGAAGGCGACAACTCCATCGATGACCTGCGTCGGATGGAATACAGTGAATTCCAGAAGATGATCAATGAATTCTTTCCCAACAGCAAAGTTCAGCTGATTCCTTTTGCTGACAAGCTGATTGTGCGTGGCCAGGCTCGCGATGAGCAGGAAGCCGTGCAGATCATCACAATCATTCGTGCCCGTTCCGGTGGATCGGGAGCTGGCGGTGGTGCCAACGGTGCTGGAGGCGGTTCACTCTTCGCTGATGGCCAGGCTGCTGACCCCTTCCCAGGGGGAGCCGTGCTGCCGGAAGCCACTGTCATCGATATGCTGAAAGTTCCTGGTGAAAAACAGATCATGCTCAAAGTGCGAATCGCACAGCTTGACCGATCTGCTGCCCGGACTGCCAGCACCGACCTGATCGTTCAGGCGGGAGAATTCGGCTGGAGCCAGATCTTCACCGGTGTTGCTCAGAACCTGGCCAATGGCGGTTCAGGGCTGGTCACCGCATCACTCAACAGTAAACACGTCGACCTGTTCATCTCGGCTCTGGCCCAGAACGGATATGCCAAGATCCTGGCAGAACCAAACCTGGTAACAATCAGTGGCCGTCCTGCAAACTTCATCTCTGGTGGTGAGTTTGCTGTACCAACCGTTGTTGGTGTCGGTGGGGCTCAGGCAGCAACCACTACCTTCAAAGGCTTTGGTACCCAGTTGACCTTCCTGCCGACCGTACTCGATAAAGACCGGATTCGTCTCCAGGTAACTCCGACATTCAGCCAGGTCAACCCTGCCCTGTCGGTCAATGGAATCCTGGGTCTGGATACTCAGTCTGTCAGCACGACCGTCGATCTGCGTGAAGGTCAGGTACTGGCAATCGCCGGTCTGATCCAGGAACAGCAGCGTGGTGACTTGAACCGTGTGCCCTTCATCGGAGACATTCCGCTGGTCGGACCGCTGTTCTCTAACAAATCAGTACAACGGGATGAAACCGAGCTGATCGTGCTCGTCAGTCCTGAACTGGTCCATCCGCTGGAACCGGAAGATGCTCCGACAATTCTGCCGGGCATGGAAGTCACCGAACCAGGTGACATCGACTTCTACTTCATGAACAACATTGAAGGCAAGCCGGATGTGCACCACAGAAGCACTGTCTGGTACATGCAGAAAAAACGGATTCACAAGCAACAGAAAGATTACATCCATCAGACAAAATCTGATAAGTACTACATCAACGGTGACTACGGTTTCTCTGAATAA